The following are from one region of the Cynocephalus volans isolate mCynVol1 chromosome 17, mCynVol1.pri, whole genome shotgun sequence genome:
- the LHX3 gene encoding LIM/homeobox protein Lhx3 isoform X2: protein MLLDPELDRDRDRPGAPAAAAARSLGGTREIPLCAGCDQHILDRFILKALDRHWHSKCLRCSDCHTPLAERCFSRGESVYCKDDFFKRFGTKCAACQLGIPPTQVVRRAQDFVYHLHCFACVVCKRQLATGDEFYLMEDSRLVCKADYETAKQREAEATAKRPRTTITAKQLETLKTAYNTSPKPARHVREQLSSETGLDMRVVQVWFQNRRAKEKRLKKDAGRQRWGQYFRNMKRSRSGAKSDKDSNREGQDSDAEVSFTDEPSMAEMGPASGLYASLGDPTPALGRPAGALGSFALEHGGLAGPEQFRELRSGSPYGVPPSPAAPQSLPGPQPLLSSLVYPDTGLGLVPSGPPGGPPPMRALAGNGPSSDLSTGSSGGYPDFPASPASWLDEVDHAPF from the exons ATGCTGCTGGACCCGGAGCTGGATCGCGACCGAGACAGGCCCGGGGCccccgcggccgccgccgcccgctCCCTCGGCGGCACTCGGG AGATCCCGCTGTGTGCCGGCTGCGACCAGCACATCCTGGACCGCTTCATCCTCAAGGCTCTGGACCGCCACTGGCACAGCAAGTGCCTCAGGTGCAGCGACTGCCACACGCCGCTGGCCGAGCGCTGCTTCAGCCGGGGGGAGAGTGTGTACTGCAAAGACGACTTTTTCAA GCGTTTCGGGACCAAGTGCGCCGCGTGCCAGCTGGGCATCCCGCCCACGCAGGTGGTGCGCCGCGCCCAGGACTTCGTGTACCACCTGCACTGTTTCGCCTGCGTCGTGTGCAAGCGACAGCTGGCCACAGGCGACGAGTTCTACCTCATGGAGGACAGCCGGCTCGTGTGCAAGGCGGACTACGAAACGGCCAAGCAGCGAG AGGCCGAGGCCACCGCCAAGCGGCCGCGCACGACCATCACGGCGAAGCAGCTGGAGACGCTCAAGACCGCCTACAACACCTCGCCCAAGCCGGCGCGCCACGTGCGCGAGCAGCTCTCGTCCGAGACGGGCCTGGACATGCGCGTCGTGCAG GTCTGGTTCCAGAACCGCCGGGCCAAGGAAAAGAGGCTCAAGAAGGACGCGGGGCGGCAGCGCTGGGGACAGTATTTCCGCAACATGAAGCGCTCCCGCAGCGGCGCCAAGTCGGACAAGGACAGCAACCGGGAGGGTCAGGACAGCGACGCCGAGGTCTCCTTCACCG ATGAGCCATCCATGGCTGAAATGGGCCCGGCCAGCGGCCTCTATGCCAGCCTGGGGGACCCCACCCCGGCCTTGGGCCGGCCTGCGGGAGCCTTGGGCAGCTTTGCACTGGAGCACGGAGGCCTGGCGGGCCCAGAGCAGTTCCGAGAGCTGCGCTCTGGCAGCCCCTACGGCGTTCCCCCATCCCCGGCCGCCCCACAGAGCCTTCCcggtccccagcccctcctctccaGCTTGGTGTATCCAGACACAGGCTTGGGCCTCGTGCCCTCGGGGCCCCCGGGCGGACCCCCACCCATGAGGGCGCTGGCGGGGAACGGACCCAGCTCCGACCTTTCCACGGGAAGCAGCGGGGGTTACCCTGACTTCcctgccagccctgcctcctGGCTGGACGAGGTGGACCATGCTCCGTTCTGA
- the LHX3 gene encoding LIM/homeobox protein Lhx3 isoform X1 yields the protein MEARGELGPAQEPASGDLLLALLARRADLRREIPLCAGCDQHILDRFILKALDRHWHSKCLRCSDCHTPLAERCFSRGESVYCKDDFFKRFGTKCAACQLGIPPTQVVRRAQDFVYHLHCFACVVCKRQLATGDEFYLMEDSRLVCKADYETAKQREAEATAKRPRTTITAKQLETLKTAYNTSPKPARHVREQLSSETGLDMRVVQVWFQNRRAKEKRLKKDAGRQRWGQYFRNMKRSRSGAKSDKDSNREGQDSDAEVSFTDEPSMAEMGPASGLYASLGDPTPALGRPAGALGSFALEHGGLAGPEQFRELRSGSPYGVPPSPAAPQSLPGPQPLLSSLVYPDTGLGLVPSGPPGGPPPMRALAGNGPSSDLSTGSSGGYPDFPASPASWLDEVDHAPF from the exons ATGGAGGCGCGCGGGGAGCTGGGCCCTGCTCAGGAGCCGGCGAGCGGCGACCTGCTGCTGGCGCTGCTGGCGCGGAGGGCGGACCTGCGCCGAG AGATCCCGCTGTGTGCCGGCTGCGACCAGCACATCCTGGACCGCTTCATCCTCAAGGCTCTGGACCGCCACTGGCACAGCAAGTGCCTCAGGTGCAGCGACTGCCACACGCCGCTGGCCGAGCGCTGCTTCAGCCGGGGGGAGAGTGTGTACTGCAAAGACGACTTTTTCAA GCGTTTCGGGACCAAGTGCGCCGCGTGCCAGCTGGGCATCCCGCCCACGCAGGTGGTGCGCCGCGCCCAGGACTTCGTGTACCACCTGCACTGTTTCGCCTGCGTCGTGTGCAAGCGACAGCTGGCCACAGGCGACGAGTTCTACCTCATGGAGGACAGCCGGCTCGTGTGCAAGGCGGACTACGAAACGGCCAAGCAGCGAG AGGCCGAGGCCACCGCCAAGCGGCCGCGCACGACCATCACGGCGAAGCAGCTGGAGACGCTCAAGACCGCCTACAACACCTCGCCCAAGCCGGCGCGCCACGTGCGCGAGCAGCTCTCGTCCGAGACGGGCCTGGACATGCGCGTCGTGCAG GTCTGGTTCCAGAACCGCCGGGCCAAGGAAAAGAGGCTCAAGAAGGACGCGGGGCGGCAGCGCTGGGGACAGTATTTCCGCAACATGAAGCGCTCCCGCAGCGGCGCCAAGTCGGACAAGGACAGCAACCGGGAGGGTCAGGACAGCGACGCCGAGGTCTCCTTCACCG ATGAGCCATCCATGGCTGAAATGGGCCCGGCCAGCGGCCTCTATGCCAGCCTGGGGGACCCCACCCCGGCCTTGGGCCGGCCTGCGGGAGCCTTGGGCAGCTTTGCACTGGAGCACGGAGGCCTGGCGGGCCCAGAGCAGTTCCGAGAGCTGCGCTCTGGCAGCCCCTACGGCGTTCCCCCATCCCCGGCCGCCCCACAGAGCCTTCCcggtccccagcccctcctctccaGCTTGGTGTATCCAGACACAGGCTTGGGCCTCGTGCCCTCGGGGCCCCCGGGCGGACCCCCACCCATGAGGGCGCTGGCGGGGAACGGACCCAGCTCCGACCTTTCCACGGGAAGCAGCGGGGGTTACCCTGACTTCcctgccagccctgcctcctGGCTGGACGAGGTGGACCATGCTCCGTTCTGA